The stretch of DNA TGAGGGTGACCTGGGCATTATGCTGGTACAGCAAGCGGTTTTTATATTTCTCCGGTACGGTGGGCATTCCGCCAAAATTGACCATATCCAAGGCCCCAACTGAACCCACATAGGGCATTTTTTGTCGGATAACCGCGCCCAATCTGTCTTCTCCAGCACTCATGATTCCCCCCATCAACAAATCACATACTTCCGTCAATGTAACATCTAAAACCCGATGGATCAAACCAGAATCAATTAATTTTTCCATGGATTGTCCGCCGGTTCCGGTGGCATGAAAAACCAGGCAATCATAGCTGGATTCCAGGCTACTTCTAAGGAAATTGACACAAGGGGTCGTTACGCCAAACATGGTCATTCCCACAGGTGGCTTGGCCATTGTCCATTCCGAGACCGGGTAACTCATCATCCCGATCAATGCATGGGCCGCATTGCTCAGGATCAAGTTAGAAATTTGATTAATGCCCGCAATATCCGTTACCGAATACATCATGCAAATATCATTGCCGCCGACATAGGGCGCTACTTGCCCGGAAGCAACCGTTGAGACCATGATCTTCGGTAAGCCTACCGGCAAGCTTCTGAGGCCCTTACAAATCAAGGCCGTACCGCCTGAGCCGCCCAAGCCGATCAGACCACCCAAGTCTTTTTGTTGCTGCAGGAAGACTTCCAAGGCCTCCGACATGGCCGTGATCGCATCGCCTCGACCTTCATTATTGGTCAATAAATCCTTTCTGCTAGGGTGACAACTTGCAATATCTGCTGCCGTAACATCAACTGAATGCGCATGCTGCTGGGTGCTTACATCTAGTAGTTGGCTAGGAATACCCGCTTCCTGTAGGATTGTTTTTACAAAGGATAATTCCTTAAACTTGGTATCGCAGGTGCCTATGACATATGCTTTTTTCATATTATTAACAGCTTAAATTCCGCCCAACACGCGCATCACGCCTTTCATTGTGCGCCAATGCCCTGGGAAAGTACAAACAAAGGGATAATCGCCAGGTTTAGCCGGAGCGGTAAATTCCAATCGATAGGATTCACCGGGATTAATCAATGGAATAGCAGCCAAAACCTGAGGAATAGTAGGAATATAATCAACCTGTTCGCCCCCCTTCTGGGCCAGTTCATCCGCCATGCTGCCGATGACTTCCAGGGTCCCCATGTCTCCTATGAGTAAATTGTGCTGCATGGCATCATTGTTCGTAAAAATGATCGCAACCGTTTCTCCGGCTTTAACCTCAAAATTGGTAATGTCATATTGCATTTGTTCCCGGACAGTGGAGATTTGAATCTCCCGATCCACCTTGGAGGCACCTTGGGCAACGGAGCCTGCTATTTTTCGTACATAAGGACCATAGTGCTTGAGGAAAAGATCGACGACCGTCACCCCATTGGCGAAGGCAGATTTGGTTGTTCTAAAAACCTTTTCAATCTTATAGTGCCAATCTTTAGAAAGGGAGAGGGGGGTATTACCCAGTTGTAAAAATATTTGACTGGAGTCGGCAAGAAAACCGCCTCTGCCCCTTTCGTCTATTACTTTAATGGCTATCACGTTCTCCCCTGCTTTTAGCACCTTCCCAGGTATCCGATAAATGCGTTCCTCGTCCCATTTTCTTCTCATTGTTCCAACCTCTTTTCCATTGATGTAGGTTATATCCGAATCGTCTATTTTTCCTAAATGAAGCTGGGCAGCTGCGCTAGCCTGGCTTGCACTCAGGTTGATGGTTTTTCTATACCAAACAATTCCATCAAAATCCCGAAGTGCTTCTTCACCCGAGGACTGCCAGGTAGAAAGGGTAGCTATTTTGCCCCAGTCGGCCAGGTCCATCGTAGGAACTTGCCATTGCGGCTCTCCTTGGTCTTCTCCGGGGGTAATGGTCGCTAAACGTTCCTTTTCTTCTCGTTTCAAGGTCCGCGAAAAAGCCGCTCTGTGGTTGACTGTTGCAGTGTAAAGGGCTCGTGACAGCCAGTCATCCGCCTGGATAGCGGCATCCTGGGAGAGCGCGTAGAGCAAGCCACCTATGGTGTCCCTGGCTGGCATTTCAGCGAGGGCGGTGATGGCAGCTAAGCGCGTATGTGGGTCGGGGTCCTGGAAACTATTGGCGGCAAGCAAGGCATCTAGCTGCTCGGCTTGCTTGGGCAAAGTCATGATGGCCGCCTTCCGGACGCCAGGGGCGGGATGGGAAAGGGCCTTCTGGGCTGCCTCCAAAGCCTTGGAGTGGGAAGTGCTGAGTAGGCCAAGGCCATGCAAGGTCCACAAGGCGTGGACGGCGGGGCTATTCAGACCGATT from Saprospiraceae bacterium encodes:
- a CDS encoding Tm-1-like ATP-binding domain-containing protein, translated to MKKAYVIGTCDTKFKELSFVKTILQEAGIPSQLLDVSTQQHAHSVDVTAADIASCHPSRKDLLTNNEGRGDAITAMSEALEVFLQQQKDLGGLIGLGGSGGTALICKGLRSLPVGLPKIMVSTVASGQVAPYVGGNDICMMYSVTDIAGINQISNLILSNAAHALIGMMSYPVSEWTMAKPPVGMTMFGVTTPCVNFLRSSLESSYDCLVFHATGTGGQSMEKLIDSGLIHRVLDVTLTEVCDLLMGGIMSAGEDRLGAVIRQKMPYVGSVGALDMVNFGGMPTVPEKYKNRLLYQHNAQVTLMRTTKAENILMGQWIAKKLNQMEGPVRFFLPEKGTSLLSVEGQAFYDPEADAALIATMMNEVKQTKDRKMEILPFALNEEPFAEALLKGFREI